In Fibrobacter sp., a genomic segment contains:
- a CDS encoding M20/M25/M40 family metallo-hydrolase, with the protein MEQNIEKEIHGNMPRYLETLMDLVRSPSISFDNFDQKFVIQSAEAVKALFEKAGYTNIQFLTPKSGRHTVYAESLTSKDKPTVLLYAHHDVQPPMRETLWNSKPFEPVLKGDRLYGRGTADDKAGIVTHLAAAEQVRKLLGDNGPNLKFIIEGEEESGSEGFAQILRENAELLKCDAVIVADLGNFAKGTPSITTTLRGMSAINVELRATKAPLHSGSWSGPIPDPGQELCKIIAAMTNADGSITIPGFCDGLVPPTPEELESYKSLGMTEKIFRNDGGVLDSVKLKVSEEEILLSLWRRPSIVVTAMQVGSRTNAGNVLQDSAYARIGIRLAPGMNADRCTRLLVEFIQSNVPDGLECTIREEDGANPFVTDTSHPFFKEMASAMTRAYKSETKFIGCGASIPGAELFRKTFGNIPILLTGLEDPECAAHGENESLYVPDFEHGIVAETLFFAGICSNMAY; encoded by the coding sequence GTGGAACAGAACATAGAAAAAGAAATTCACGGGAACATGCCCCGCTACCTGGAAACCCTGATGGACCTGGTGCGCAGTCCCTCCATCAGTTTCGACAATTTTGACCAGAAGTTCGTAATCCAGTCCGCAGAGGCGGTAAAGGCCCTTTTCGAGAAAGCGGGATACACCAACATCCAGTTTTTGACCCCCAAGAGCGGAAGGCACACGGTCTATGCCGAAAGCCTCACCAGCAAAGACAAGCCTACGGTGCTCCTGTACGCCCATCACGACGTGCAGCCCCCCATGCGGGAGACCCTCTGGAATTCCAAGCCCTTCGAGCCCGTGCTGAAGGGAGACAGGCTCTACGGTCGTGGAACCGCCGACGACAAGGCGGGAATCGTCACCCACCTGGCGGCCGCCGAACAGGTCCGCAAATTGCTGGGCGACAATGGCCCGAACCTGAAGTTCATTATCGAAGGCGAAGAGGAATCGGGCAGCGAAGGCTTCGCCCAAATCCTTCGAGAAAACGCGGAACTCCTCAAGTGCGACGCCGTCATCGTGGCAGACCTGGGGAACTTCGCCAAGGGAACGCCTTCCATCACCACCACCCTCAGGGGCATGAGCGCCATCAACGTGGAACTCCGTGCCACCAAGGCACCACTCCATTCCGGAAGCTGGTCGGGCCCCATTCCGGACCCAGGGCAGGAACTCTGCAAGATTATCGCCGCCATGACCAACGCCGACGGAAGCATTACCATTCCCGGATTTTGCGACGGACTTGTTCCCCCTACCCCGGAGGAACTGGAATCCTACAAGAGCCTGGGCATGACCGAAAAGATTTTCCGCAACGACGGCGGCGTGCTGGACTCGGTCAAGCTGAAGGTCAGCGAAGAAGAAATTCTGCTGTCCCTATGGCGCCGCCCTTCCATCGTGGTGACCGCCATGCAGGTAGGGAGCCGCACCAACGCCGGAAACGTGCTGCAGGACTCAGCATACGCCCGCATAGGCATACGGCTTGCCCCCGGCATGAACGCAGACCGTTGCACACGCCTGCTGGTAGAATTTATACAAAGTAACGTTCCCGACGGCCTGGAATGCACCATCCGGGAAGAGGACGGAGCAAACCCCTTCGTGACGGACACCAGCCACCCCTTCTTCAAGGAGATGGCAAGCGCCATGACTCGAGCCTACAAGAGCGAGACCAAGTTCATTGGTTGCGGGGCGAGCATCCCCGGCGCAGAGCTGTTCCGCAAGACCTTCGGAAACATACCGATTCTGCTGACGGGCCTGGAAGACCCGGAATGTGCCGCCCATGGCGAAAACGAGAGCCTGTACGTTCCTGATTTTGAGCACGGCATCGTGGCGGAAACACTGTTCTTTGCAGGAATATGTTCAAATATGGCTTATTAA